The following coding sequences lie in one Xanthomonas hyacinthi genomic window:
- a CDS encoding SDR family NAD(P)-dependent oxidoreductase — MSGTLDPEVLVLGGTGTIGLGVVRALLEAGSPVLAVARERGRLRALRDRYSDEPALDVLQGSVANDAVAATLAAAVAQRPRPLAGVVASLGSALRCGRLLEQPLSALRRRIEADLLPHLAAARQLLPLLAQAERGGRYLLLGSPCALRAWAGHGESSVAAAAIRMLAQVLHEEAKPLGVRVQLLALAHPVCRSEAGAGDCPEWFTALSVGRAAVSLLADDGVPGQAVVDIDKHRYAHPRTSLMTASHFSPSTHEVSP, encoded by the coding sequence GTGAGCGGGACGCTGGACCCGGAGGTGCTGGTGCTCGGCGGCACCGGCACCATCGGCCTGGGCGTGGTCCGCGCGTTGCTCGAGGCCGGCAGCCCGGTGCTGGCGGTGGCGCGCGAGCGCGGCCGGCTGCGCGCGCTGCGCGATCGCTACAGCGACGAACCGGCGCTGGACGTGCTGCAGGGCTCGGTCGCCAACGATGCCGTTGCCGCCACCCTGGCCGCGGCCGTGGCGCAGCGGCCGCGGCCGCTGGCCGGGGTGGTCGCCAGCCTCGGCAGCGCGCTGCGTTGCGGGCGCCTGCTGGAGCAGCCGCTGAGCGCGCTGCGCCGGCGCATCGAGGCCGACCTGCTGCCGCACCTGGCCGCGGCCCGGCAGCTGCTGCCGCTGCTGGCGCAGGCAGAGCGCGGCGGCCGCTACCTCCTGCTCGGCAGTCCGTGCGCGCTGCGCGCCTGGGCCGGGCATGGCGAAAGCTCGGTGGCCGCAGCGGCGATCCGCATGCTCGCCCAGGTCCTGCACGAAGAGGCCAAGCCGCTGGGCGTGCGCGTGCAACTGCTGGCGCTGGCCCATCCGGTGTGCCGCAGCGAAGCCGGCGCGGGCGACTGCCCGGAATGGTTCACCGCGCTCAGCGTCGGCCGCGCCGCGGTGTCGCTGCTCGCCGACGACGGTGTGCCCGGCCAGGCCGTGGTCGACATCGACAAGCATCGCTACGCGCATCCACGCACCTCGTTGATGACCGCATCGCATTTTTCTCCCTCCACGCACGAGGTCTCTCCATGA
- a CDS encoding efflux RND transporter periplasmic adaptor subunit, whose translation MSFHSPSRALRPLAIALLAAALAACGSKAGEQGPAPPSVGVAPALQKEISQWDEFSGRVEAVEHVDLRPRVSGYIDKVDYVEGQEVKKGEVLFTIDARSYRAELARANAELARARIQSKLSGSEAARAKKLSDQQAISTETWEQRHAAADQADADVLAAQAAVDTARLNLEWTQVRAPIDGRAGRALVTAGNLVSAGDSANVLTTLVSLDKVHVYFDADEGTFLRYAQMARKGERPSERDGQLPVQVGLVGEDGFPHAGKVDFLDNQITRSTGTIRVRALLDNAERNFTPGLFARVRLLGSGRFSALLIDDKSVLTDQDRKYVYVVDKDSRAQRRDVQLGRSAEGLRIVLGGLDPGDRVIVDGVQKVFMPSMPVQAKSVALVTATPAAARKAVALD comes from the coding sequence ATGTCGTTCCATTCCCCATCGCGCGCCTTGCGCCCGCTGGCGATCGCGCTGCTGGCTGCCGCCCTGGCCGCCTGCGGCAGCAAGGCCGGCGAGCAGGGTCCAGCGCCGCCGTCGGTCGGCGTCGCGCCCGCACTGCAGAAGGAAATCAGCCAGTGGGACGAGTTCAGCGGCCGCGTCGAGGCGGTCGAGCACGTCGACCTGCGCCCGCGCGTGTCCGGCTACATCGACAAGGTCGACTATGTCGAAGGCCAGGAAGTGAAGAAGGGCGAGGTGCTGTTCACCATCGACGCGCGCAGCTACCGTGCCGAACTGGCGCGCGCCAACGCCGAACTGGCGCGGGCGCGGATCCAGTCCAAGCTCAGCGGCAGCGAGGCGGCGCGCGCCAAGAAACTGTCCGACCAGCAGGCGATCTCCACCGAGACCTGGGAGCAGCGCCATGCCGCCGCCGACCAGGCCGATGCCGACGTGCTCGCTGCACAGGCCGCGGTGGACACCGCGCGCCTGAACCTGGAATGGACCCAGGTGCGCGCGCCGATCGACGGCCGCGCCGGCCGCGCCCTGGTCACCGCCGGCAACCTGGTCAGCGCCGGCGACAGCGCCAATGTGCTGACCACGCTGGTGTCGCTGGACAAGGTGCATGTGTACTTCGATGCCGATGAAGGCACCTTCCTGCGCTATGCGCAGATGGCGCGCAAGGGCGAGCGGCCCAGCGAGCGCGACGGGCAGCTGCCGGTGCAGGTCGGCCTGGTCGGCGAGGACGGCTTCCCGCACGCCGGCAAGGTCGATTTCCTCGACAACCAGATCACCCGCAGCACCGGCACCATCCGCGTGCGCGCCTTGCTGGACAACGCCGAGCGCAACTTCACCCCGGGCCTGTTCGCGCGCGTGCGGCTGCTTGGCAGCGGCCGCTTCAGCGCGCTGCTGATCGACGACAAGTCGGTGCTGACCGACCAGGACCGCAAGTACGTCTACGTGGTCGACAAGGACAGCAGGGCGCAGCGCCGCGACGTGCAGCTGGGGCGCAGCGCCGAAGGCCTGCGCATCGTGCTCGGCGGACTCGATCCCGGCGACCGGGTCATCGTCGACGGGGTGCAGAAAGTGTTCATGCCCAGCATGCCGGTGCAGGCCAAGAGTGTGGCCCTGGTCACGGCGACGCCGGCGGCCGCACGCAAGGCCGTCGCCCTCGACTGA
- a CDS encoding efflux RND transporter permease subunit: MDFSRFFIDRPIFAAVLSIVIFAAGLIAIPLLPIGEYPDVVPPSVVVRTVYPGANPKVIAETVATPLEEAINGVENMMYIKSVAGSDGVLQMTVTFRAGTDPDDAAVKVQNRVAQAQARLPEDVRRQGVTTQKQSPTFLMVVHLTSPKGKYDTLYLRNYVRLHVKDALARIQGVGDAQVFGGGDYAMRAWLDPERVAARGLTAGDVVAAMREQNVQVSAGQLGAEPMPDSKFLTLINAQGRLRSEQEFGDIVLKVGADGETVRLADVARLQLGAGDYTLRSQLDGKNAVGIGIFQAPGANALQIRDQVIAKMDELTRQFPDDVKYEAVYDTTIFVRDSVSAVVHTLLEAVLLVVLVVILFLQTWRASIIPLIAVPVSVVGTFAALHLLGFSINTLTLFGLVLAIGIVVDDAIVVVENVERNIEEGLTPLAAAHQAMREVSGPIVAIALVLCAVFVPMAFLSGVTGQFYKQFAVTIAISTVISAINSLTLSPALAARLLRAHDAPKDAASRLMERLFGGWLFRPFNRFFNRSSHRYQGAVSRILGRRGVVFAVYLVLLLVTGAMFKAVPAGFIPTQDKMYLIAGVKLPEGASLERTDAMLRKVATIAMQTDGVEHSISFPGLNALQFTNTPNTGVVFLTLKPFAKRHRSALEINAEINQRISQLGEGMAFAFMPPPILGLGNGNGYQLFIEDRANLGYGALQNAVNAMQGAVAQTPGMSYPIGTYQANVPQLDAEVDRVKAKAQGVALTDLFDTLQTYLGSTYVNDFNQFGRTWQVIAQADAPFREGVEDIARLRTRNASGEMVPIGSMVTIKQSYGPDPVLRYNGYPAADLAGEADARVLSSAEAMAKLTQIAKQVLPNGMQIEWTDLSYQQATQGNAALVVFPLAVLLAFLVLAALYESWTLPLAVILIVPMTLLSALFGVWLSGGDNNVFVQVGLVVLMGLACKNAILIVEFARELELQGKGIVESALQACRLRLRPIVMTSIAFIAGTVPLVFSHGAGAEVRSATGITVFAGMLGVTLFGLFLTPVFYVALRKLAGRPLVSHAPAHAADAPTHA; encoded by the coding sequence ATGGACTTTTCCAGATTCTTCATCGACCGGCCGATCTTCGCGGCCGTGCTGTCGATCGTCATCTTCGCCGCGGGCCTGATCGCGATCCCGCTGCTGCCCATCGGCGAATACCCGGACGTGGTACCGCCCTCGGTGGTGGTGCGCACGGTGTATCCGGGCGCCAATCCCAAGGTCATCGCCGAGACCGTCGCCACGCCATTGGAGGAGGCGATCAACGGCGTCGAGAACATGATGTACATCAAGTCGGTGGCCGGCTCCGACGGCGTGCTGCAGATGACCGTCACCTTCCGCGCGGGGACCGATCCGGACGACGCCGCGGTCAAGGTGCAGAACCGCGTCGCGCAGGCGCAGGCGCGCCTGCCCGAAGACGTGCGCCGGCAGGGCGTGACCACGCAGAAGCAGTCGCCGACCTTCCTGATGGTGGTGCACCTGACCTCGCCGAAGGGCAAGTACGACACGCTGTACCTGCGCAACTACGTGCGCCTGCACGTCAAGGACGCACTGGCGCGGATCCAGGGCGTGGGCGATGCGCAGGTGTTCGGCGGCGGCGACTACGCGATGCGCGCCTGGCTGGATCCGGAGCGCGTCGCCGCGCGCGGACTCACCGCCGGCGACGTGGTCGCGGCGATGCGCGAGCAGAACGTGCAGGTCTCGGCCGGCCAGCTCGGCGCCGAACCGATGCCCGACAGCAAGTTCCTGACCCTGATCAACGCGCAGGGCCGCCTGCGCAGCGAGCAGGAGTTCGGCGACATCGTGCTCAAGGTCGGCGCCGATGGCGAAACCGTGCGCCTGGCCGACGTCGCACGCCTGCAGCTGGGCGCCGGCGACTACACCCTGCGCTCGCAGCTGGACGGCAAGAACGCGGTCGGCATCGGCATCTTCCAGGCGCCGGGCGCCAACGCGCTGCAGATCCGCGATCAGGTGATCGCCAAGATGGATGAACTCACCAGGCAGTTCCCGGATGACGTGAAGTACGAGGCGGTGTACGACACCACGATCTTCGTGCGCGATTCGGTCAGCGCGGTGGTGCATACCCTGCTGGAGGCAGTGCTGCTGGTGGTGCTGGTGGTGATCCTGTTCCTGCAGACCTGGCGCGCCTCGATCATTCCGCTGATCGCGGTGCCGGTGTCGGTGGTGGGCACCTTCGCCGCCCTGCATCTGCTGGGCTTCTCGATCAACACGCTGACCCTGTTCGGGCTGGTGCTGGCGATCGGCATCGTCGTGGACGATGCGATCGTGGTGGTGGAGAACGTGGAGCGCAACATCGAGGAAGGGCTGACCCCGCTGGCCGCGGCGCACCAGGCGATGCGCGAGGTGTCCGGCCCGATCGTGGCGATCGCGCTGGTGCTGTGCGCGGTGTTCGTGCCGATGGCGTTCCTGTCCGGGGTGACCGGGCAGTTCTACAAGCAGTTCGCGGTGACCATCGCCATTTCCACGGTGATCTCGGCGATCAATTCGCTGACCCTGTCGCCGGCGCTGGCCGCGCGCCTGCTGCGGGCGCACGACGCGCCCAAGGACGCTGCGTCGCGGCTGATGGAGCGGCTGTTCGGCGGCTGGCTGTTCCGCCCGTTCAACCGTTTCTTCAACCGCAGTTCGCACCGCTACCAGGGCGCGGTCTCGCGCATCCTCGGCCGGCGCGGCGTGGTGTTCGCGGTGTACCTGGTGCTGCTGCTGGTCACCGGGGCGATGTTCAAGGCGGTGCCGGCCGGCTTCATCCCGACCCAGGACAAGATGTACCTGATCGCCGGCGTGAAGCTGCCCGAGGGCGCCTCGCTCGAGCGCACCGACGCGATGCTGCGCAAGGTCGCCACCATCGCGATGCAGACCGATGGCGTGGAGCATTCGATCTCCTTCCCCGGCCTCAACGCGCTGCAGTTCACCAACACGCCCAACACCGGTGTCGTGTTCCTGACCCTGAAGCCGTTCGCCAAGCGCCACCGCAGCGCGCTGGAGATCAATGCCGAGATCAACCAGCGCATCTCGCAGCTGGGCGAAGGCATGGCGTTCGCGTTCATGCCGCCGCCGATCCTGGGCCTGGGCAACGGCAACGGCTACCAGCTGTTCATCGAGGACCGCGCCAATCTGGGCTACGGCGCGCTGCAGAACGCGGTCAACGCGATGCAGGGCGCGGTGGCGCAGACCCCGGGCATGAGCTACCCGATCGGCACCTACCAGGCCAACGTGCCGCAGCTGGACGCGGAGGTCGATCGGGTCAAGGCCAAGGCGCAGGGCGTGGCCCTGACCGATCTGTTCGATACGCTGCAGACCTATCTGGGTTCGACCTACGTCAACGACTTCAACCAGTTCGGCCGCACCTGGCAGGTGATCGCCCAGGCCGATGCGCCGTTCCGCGAAGGCGTCGAGGACATCGCGCGGCTGCGCACCCGCAACGCCAGCGGCGAGATGGTGCCGATCGGCTCGATGGTGACGATCAAGCAGAGCTACGGCCCGGACCCGGTGCTGCGCTACAACGGCTATCCGGCCGCCGACCTGGCCGGCGAGGCGGATGCGCGCGTGCTGTCCTCGGCCGAAGCGATGGCCAAGCTGACCCAGATCGCCAAGCAGGTGCTGCCCAACGGCATGCAGATCGAATGGACCGACCTGAGCTACCAGCAGGCGACCCAGGGCAATGCCGCGCTGGTGGTGTTCCCGCTGGCGGTGCTGCTGGCGTTCCTGGTGCTGGCCGCGCTGTACGAAAGCTGGACGCTGCCGCTGGCGGTGATCCTGATCGTGCCGATGACGTTGCTGTCGGCGCTGTTCGGGGTGTGGCTGAGCGGCGGCGACAACAACGTGTTCGTGCAGGTCGGCCTGGTGGTGCTGATGGGCCTGGCGTGCAAGAACGCGATCCTGATCGTCGAGTTCGCCCGCGAACTGGAGCTGCAGGGCAAGGGCATCGTGGAATCGGCGCTGCAGGCCTGCCGCCTGCGCCTGCGTCCGATCGTGATGACCTCGATCGCGTTCATCGCCGGCACCGTGCCGCTGGTGTTCTCGCACGGTGCCGGCGCGGAAGTGCGCTCGGCCACCGGCATCACCGTGTTCGCCGGCATGCTCGGGGTGACCTTGTTCGGCCTGTTCCTCACCCCGGTGTTCTACGTCGCCCTGCGCAAGCTGGCCGGGCGCCCGCTGGTGTCGCATGCGCCGGCGCACGCCGCCGATGCGCCGACCCACGCCTGA
- a CDS encoding SDR family oxidoreductase → MTTTQKIALVTGATRGIGLHSVRQLAEAGVHTLLAGRDSTRASAAALQLQGEGLPVEALTLDVTDAASIAAAVAAVQARHGRLDILVNNAGIIVDDFKLAVSQQSLETWRNTFDTNVFGLIAVTQAFLPLLRAAPAARIVNVSSLLGSVALHSQPGSSIYDFKVPAYNVSKSAVNAWTVQLAYELRDTPIKVNSIHPGYVKTDMNAGEGELEVADGARSSVMMALLDADGPTGSYTHVGQVLPW, encoded by the coding sequence ATGACCACGACCCAGAAAATCGCCCTCGTCACCGGTGCCACCCGCGGCATCGGCCTGCATAGCGTGCGCCAGCTGGCCGAGGCCGGCGTGCACACGCTGCTGGCCGGACGCGATTCCACCCGCGCCAGCGCCGCCGCGCTGCAACTCCAGGGCGAAGGACTGCCGGTGGAGGCGCTGACCCTGGACGTCACCGACGCCGCCAGCATCGCCGCCGCGGTGGCGGCGGTGCAGGCGCGCCACGGCCGGCTCGACATCCTGGTCAACAACGCCGGCATCATCGTCGACGACTTCAAGCTGGCGGTCTCGCAGCAGAGCCTGGAGACCTGGCGCAACACCTTCGACACCAACGTGTTCGGCCTGATCGCGGTGACCCAGGCGTTCCTGCCGCTGCTGCGCGCCGCGCCGGCCGCGCGCATCGTCAACGTGTCCAGCCTGCTCGGCTCGGTCGCGCTGCACAGCCAGCCGGGTTCGTCGATCTACGACTTCAAGGTGCCGGCCTACAACGTGTCCAAGAGCGCGGTGAATGCGTGGACCGTGCAACTGGCCTACGAACTGCGCGACACCCCGATCAAGGTCAACAGCATCCACCCCGGCTACGTGAAGACCGACATGAATGCCGGCGAAGGCGAGCTGGAGGTGGCCGACGGCGCGCGCAGCAGCGTGATGATGGCGCTGCTCGACGCCGATGGCCCGACCGGCAGCTACACCCATGTGGGCCAGGTGCTGCCATGGTGA
- a CDS encoding efflux transporter outer membrane subunit → MVIRPAIGALALALLSACASVGPNYRAPEPAPVTLQGAAAPVFVTTSPVASWWTQFDDPVLEQLVHQSLVANLDLRIALSRVHEARAVFAEQRLDQAPHVTANGDYSRGKAPDADAGGARVLTESYSLGFDAGWELDLFGRQRRASEAARADLEAEQAGMADAQVTVAAEVARNYFELRGAQQRIAVARTTLDNLRDTQRLTETRSQLGAGSELDVQSSRARLKAIEADIPLLEVSEAQARHRLAVLLGRTPGALDALLAPRATPAYARALPLGDTTQLLRRRPDVRIAERRLAAATARVGVATADLFPRISLSGFVGFLSGDAGSLLQGSSKAWSLTPSISWAAFDFGSVRARLRASEAQADGAAADYEKAVLGALEDTENALTAYAKQQARLAIVAEQAEAAGRAEALAQIRYRAGSEDFLTLLDAQRTKLTADDALADAEAAVNVGVVRVYKALGGWGQDAVLPQDMALAAPPAPAPVLH, encoded by the coding sequence ATGGTGATCCGTCCGGCGATCGGCGCGCTGGCGCTGGCGCTGCTCAGCGCCTGCGCCAGCGTCGGCCCCAACTACCGCGCGCCCGAACCGGCGCCGGTGACGCTGCAGGGCGCGGCGGCCCCCGTGTTCGTGACGACCTCGCCGGTGGCGTCGTGGTGGACGCAGTTCGACGACCCGGTGCTGGAGCAACTGGTGCACCAGAGCCTGGTCGCCAACCTCGACCTGCGCATCGCCCTGTCGCGGGTGCACGAGGCGCGCGCGGTGTTCGCCGAACAGCGCCTGGACCAGGCGCCGCACGTCACCGCCAACGGCGACTACAGCCGCGGCAAGGCGCCGGATGCCGACGCCGGCGGCGCGCGCGTGCTGACCGAGAGCTACAGCCTCGGCTTCGATGCCGGCTGGGAACTGGACCTGTTCGGACGCCAGCGCCGCGCCAGCGAGGCGGCGCGCGCCGACCTGGAAGCCGAGCAGGCCGGCATGGCCGATGCGCAGGTGACCGTGGCTGCGGAAGTGGCGCGCAACTACTTCGAGTTGCGCGGCGCGCAGCAGCGCATCGCGGTGGCGCGCACCACGCTGGACAATCTGCGCGACACCCAGCGCCTGACCGAGACCCGCTCGCAACTGGGCGCCGGCAGCGAACTGGACGTGCAGAGCAGCCGTGCGCGGCTGAAGGCGATCGAGGCCGACATCCCGTTGCTGGAAGTCAGCGAAGCGCAGGCCCGGCATCGCCTGGCGGTGCTGCTGGGGCGCACGCCCGGCGCGCTCGACGCACTGCTGGCGCCGCGCGCGACGCCGGCCTATGCGCGTGCGCTGCCGCTGGGCGACACCACCCAGCTGCTGCGCCGGCGGCCCGACGTGCGCATCGCCGAGCGCAGGCTGGCGGCGGCAACGGCGCGGGTCGGCGTGGCCACCGCCGATCTGTTCCCGCGGATCAGCCTCAGCGGCTTCGTCGGCTTCCTGTCCGGCGATGCCGGCTCGCTGCTGCAGGGCAGCAGCAAGGCCTGGTCGCTGACCCCGTCGATCAGCTGGGCGGCGTTCGACTTCGGCAGCGTGCGCGCGCGGCTGCGCGCCAGCGAGGCGCAGGCCGACGGCGCCGCCGCCGATTACGAGAAGGCGGTGCTCGGCGCGCTGGAGGACACCGAGAACGCCTTGACCGCCTACGCCAAACAGCAGGCGCGGCTGGCCATCGTCGCCGAGCAGGCCGAAGCGGCAGGCCGCGCCGAAGCGCTGGCGCAGATCCGCTACCGCGCCGGTTCTGAGGATTTCCTGACCCTGCTCGATGCCCAGCGCACCAAACTGACCGCCGACGATGCCCTGGCCGATGCCGAGGCGGCGGTGAACGTCGGCGTGGTGCGGGTATACAAGGCGCTGGGCGGCTGGGGCCAGGACGCGGTGCTGCCGCAGGATATGGCGCTGGCCGCGCCGCCGGCGCCGGCGCCGGTCCTGCACTGA
- a CDS encoding GGDEF domain-containing protein — protein MSDSMRRHFRLGIIKILGPTTAAVLLLFGTYRWLQGHAWSAVAGAALAGLAALATSLALRRGDGRMDPLLPLSWLLGGALAGQALHQAAVPWLYLMMMSSFFVVARSVGLACNATLIVIMLVTPGTLRGAEHTFSLIAVSLLITGLGYVLALRLEGDRVQLEQLASHDALTGLPNRRMLERSLSQRVADPRRKTRRHALIVLDIDHFKEVNDLYGHAAGDRTLAELAALLRFQVRAPDEVFRFGGEEFVVVTWLQSRSELAAFSKRLHQATREALRGPNGRITVSLGAAMLCDELHWQDWFSRADAALYQAKNGGRDTYMIADDLAQE, from the coding sequence ATGAGCGATTCGATGCGCCGGCATTTCCGGCTCGGCATCATCAAGATCCTCGGGCCGACCACCGCCGCGGTGCTGCTGCTGTTCGGGACCTATCGGTGGCTCCAAGGCCATGCATGGAGCGCCGTCGCCGGCGCGGCACTGGCCGGCCTGGCGGCGCTGGCCACGTCGCTGGCGCTGCGCCGCGGCGACGGCCGCATGGACCCGCTGCTGCCCCTGAGCTGGCTGCTGGGCGGCGCGTTGGCCGGCCAGGCCCTGCACCAGGCGGCGGTGCCGTGGCTGTACCTGATGATGATGAGCAGCTTCTTCGTGGTCGCGCGCAGCGTCGGGCTGGCCTGCAACGCCACCTTGATCGTGATCATGCTGGTCACCCCGGGCACCTTGCGCGGTGCCGAGCACACCTTCTCGCTGATCGCCGTGTCGCTGCTGATCACCGGCCTGGGCTATGTGCTGGCGCTGCGCCTGGAAGGCGATCGCGTACAGTTGGAACAGTTGGCTTCGCACGATGCGCTGACCGGGCTGCCGAACCGGCGCATGCTGGAGCGCAGCCTGTCGCAGCGCGTGGCCGATCCGCGCCGCAAGACGCGCCGGCACGCGCTGATCGTGCTCGACATCGATCACTTCAAGGAGGTCAACGACCTCTACGGGCACGCGGCCGGCGACCGCACGCTGGCCGAGCTGGCCGCGTTGCTGCGCTTCCAGGTGCGCGCGCCGGACGAGGTGTTCCGCTTCGGCGGCGAGGAATTCGTGGTGGTGACGTGGCTGCAATCGCGCAGCGAACTGGCGGCGTTCAGCAAGCGCTTGCACCAGGCCACGCGCGAGGCATTGCGCGGCCCCAACGGCCGCATCACCGTCTCGCTCGGCGCGGCCATGCTGTGCGACGAGCTGCATTGGCAGGATTGGTTCTCGCGCGCCGACGCGGCGCTGTACCAGGCAAAGAACGGCGGCCGCGACACCTACATGATCGCCGACGACCTGGCCCAGGAATGA
- a CDS encoding S8 family serine peptidase encodes MRCQWDRALFGREMGERTRMAYWVSRERYPSPEPGSCQDQDRGPAPNQAEQRVLGALGVVPQLADLGQLADTLAGSDAERAYLQRLLDEVQAAAPEAAGMHAQGPIDALNRVLLKLISAALLQDVHDFFFVPARREQLRESLRQRMRAGGGPFVVVAHSQGALIAYDVLREFEAEGCAVSLLLTLGAPLGLPVVRSMFKQWTGTPKLPFPACVKRWVNVAERRDPVALDDDLSDDIADAQGRFHNIAGSRINPDWQRNPHSGSGYLSIPEVRAEVRRAVGVGFDQPIAHPVLIKDLSDQLEAHAPNYRHEVLIELQRLPGEREPAQVKCDLVAALRELTQASTGLKGDVLDAAIELEDTLQRYVSARLTRFEIESLRDRYRGLSLKRLWRDAGKRALIYQSRSTVQADAAQVAYRALGSGIGWAVLDSGIAAAHPHFQQPGLAETVLAQWDCTQRGRARELRRGAGAGFAALDGNGHGTHVAGIIAGQCDAPLPGVAPATPLRFAGMAPQARLYGLKVLDDDGNGRDSWIIKGVQQAAEINERAGELVVHGVNLSLGGYFDAESYGCGFTPLCNELRRLWRQGVVVVIAAGNEGLAWLVQNDGQAYPLNLDLSIGDPANLEEALAVGSVHKSSPHSYGVSYFSSRGPTADGRHKPDLVAPGEKIVSAHHRYDVDDPSTWMVEMSGTSMAAAHVSGLIAAFLSVRREFIGFPDRVKQLLLEQCLDLQRDPYMQGRGLPSLMRMLGAT; translated from the coding sequence CTGCGCTGCCAGTGGGATCGCGCCCTGTTCGGTCGCGAGATGGGCGAGCGCACGCGCATGGCGTATTGGGTCAGCCGCGAACGCTATCCGTCGCCGGAACCGGGCAGCTGCCAGGATCAGGACCGTGGCCCGGCGCCGAACCAGGCCGAGCAGCGCGTGCTCGGCGCGCTGGGCGTGGTGCCGCAACTGGCCGACCTGGGCCAGTTGGCCGATACGCTGGCCGGCAGCGACGCGGAGCGCGCGTACCTGCAGCGGTTGCTGGACGAAGTGCAGGCGGCCGCGCCGGAGGCCGCCGGCATGCATGCGCAAGGTCCGATCGACGCGCTCAACCGGGTGCTGCTGAAGCTGATCTCCGCCGCGCTGCTGCAGGACGTGCACGATTTCTTCTTCGTGCCGGCGCGGCGCGAGCAGTTGCGCGAGAGCCTGCGCCAGCGCATGCGTGCCGGCGGCGGTCCGTTCGTGGTTGTGGCGCACAGCCAGGGCGCGCTGATCGCCTACGACGTGCTGCGCGAATTCGAGGCCGAAGGCTGCGCCGTGTCGCTGTTGCTGACCCTGGGCGCGCCACTGGGCCTGCCGGTGGTGCGCAGCATGTTCAAGCAGTGGACCGGCACGCCGAAGCTGCCGTTCCCGGCCTGCGTGAAGCGCTGGGTCAACGTCGCCGAGCGCCGCGATCCGGTGGCGCTGGACGACGATCTGAGCGATGACATCGCCGACGCGCAGGGGCGCTTCCACAACATCGCCGGGTCGCGGATCAATCCGGATTGGCAGCGCAATCCGCATTCCGGCTCCGGCTACCTGTCCATCCCCGAGGTCCGCGCCGAGGTGCGGCGCGCGGTGGGGGTCGGCTTCGACCAGCCGATCGCGCATCCGGTGCTGATCAAGGACCTGTCCGACCAGTTGGAGGCGCACGCGCCCAACTATCGCCATGAAGTGCTGATCGAGCTGCAGCGCCTGCCGGGCGAGCGCGAGCCGGCGCAAGTGAAGTGCGATCTGGTCGCGGCGCTGCGCGAGCTGACCCAGGCTTCCACTGGATTGAAGGGCGACGTGCTGGACGCGGCGATCGAACTGGAAGACACGCTGCAGCGCTACGTGTCGGCGCGCCTGACCCGTTTCGAGATCGAAAGCCTGCGCGATCGCTATCGCGGCCTGAGCCTGAAACGGCTGTGGCGCGACGCCGGCAAGCGTGCCCTGATCTACCAGTCGCGCAGCACCGTGCAGGCCGACGCGGCGCAGGTGGCGTACCGCGCGCTCGGCAGCGGCATCGGCTGGGCGGTGCTGGACAGCGGCATCGCCGCGGCGCACCCGCATTTCCAGCAGCCGGGCCTGGCCGAGACGGTGCTGGCGCAATGGGATTGCACCCAGCGCGGCCGCGCGCGCGAACTGCGCCGCGGCGCCGGCGCCGGCTTCGCCGCGCTGGACGGCAACGGCCACGGTACCCACGTGGCCGGGATCATCGCCGGGCAGTGCGATGCGCCGCTGCCCGGCGTGGCGCCGGCCACGCCGCTGCGCTTTGCCGGCATGGCGCCGCAGGCACGGCTGTACGGGCTGAAGGTGCTGGACGACGATGGCAATGGCCGCGATTCGTGGATCATCAAGGGCGTGCAGCAGGCCGCCGAGATCAACGAGCGCGCCGGCGAGCTGGTCGTCCACGGGGTCAATCTGAGCCTGGGCGGCTACTTCGATGCGGAGAGCTACGGCTGCGGCTTCACCCCGCTGTGTAACGAACTGCGCCGGCTATGGCGGCAGGGCGTGGTGGTGGTGATCGCGGCCGGCAACGAGGGCCTGGCCTGGCTGGTGCAGAACGATGGGCAGGCCTATCCGTTGAACCTGGACCTGAGCATCGGCGATCCGGCCAACCTGGAGGAAGCGCTGGCGGTGGGGTCGGTGCACAAGAGCAGTCCGCACAGCTACGGCGTGTCGTACTTCTCCTCGCGCGGGCCGACCGCCGACGGCCGGCACAAGCCGGACCTGGTGGCGCCGGGCGAGAAGATCGTCTCCGCCCACCACCGCTACGACGTGGACGACCCAAGCACCTGGATGGTGGAGATGAGCGGCACCAGCATGGCGGCGGCGCACGTGTCCGGGCTGATCGCCGCGTTCCTGTCGGTGCGCCGCGAGTTCATCGGCTTCCCGGACCGGGTCAAGCAGCTGCTGCTGGAGCAGTGCCTGGACCTGCAGCGCGATCCCTACATGCAGGGCCGTGGCCTGCCCAGTCTGATGCGGATGCTGGGGGCGACGTGA